Proteins co-encoded in one Zonotrichia albicollis isolate bZonAlb1 chromosome 30, bZonAlb1.hap1, whole genome shotgun sequence genomic window:
- the DEDD gene encoding death effector domain-containing protein: MAGRKRGAGAGSAHGGTGGTGAAVPWPEEPGEREQGLYSLHRMFDIVGAQLTHRDVRVLSFLFVDVLDEAERGRIRSGRDFLLALERQGRCDESNLRQLLQLLRIITRHDLLPYVSLKRRRPVCPDLVDKYLEETSIRYVTPRAPGGAPPGLGHPHKSVPAPHPSLCCPPGGPQLGPKRPGRARSLLGNQRKRRKSATPDPKEKQTCDIRLRVRAEYCQHDSALHGNVFSNKQDPLERQFERFNQANTILKSRDLGSIICDIKFSELTYLDAFWRDYINGSLLEALKGVFITDSLKQAVGHEAIKLLVNVDEEDYELGRQKLLRNLMLHTAP, translated from the exons atGGCGGGTCGGAAGCGCGGCGCAGGCGCTGGCAGTGCCCACGGTGGCACGGGTGGCACGGGTGCCGCGGTGCCGTGGCCGGAGGAGCCGGGCGAGCGCGAGCAGGGCCTGTACTCGCTGCACCGCATGTTCGACATCGTGGGCGCGCAGCTGACGCACCGCGACGTGCGCGTGCTCTCCTTCCTCTTTGTGGACGTGCTGGACGAGGCCGAGCGCGGCCGCATCCGCTCGGGCCGCGacttcctgctggccctggagcgCCAGGGCCGCTGCGACGAGAGCAACCTgcggcagctgctgcagctgctgcgcATCATCACCCGCCACGACCTGCTGCCCTACGTCAGCCTCAAGAGGCGGCGCCCCG TGTGCCCAGACCTGGTGGACAAGTACCTGGAGGAGACGTCCATCCGTTACGTCACCCCCCGCGCGCCCGGGGGGGCCCCGCCCGGCCTGGGGCACCCCCACAAATCAG TGCCTGCCCCCCACCCGTCCCTGTGCTGCCCCCCGGGGGGGCCCCAGCTGGGCCCCAAGcgcccgggccgggcccggaGCCTCCTCGGGAACCAACGGAAACGGAGAAAGTCAGCGACGCCCGACCCCAAGGAGAAACAGACCTGCG ACATCCGCCTGCGCGTGCGCGCCGAGTACTGCCAGCACGACTCCGCCCTGCACGGCAACGTCTTCTCCAACAAGCAGGACCCTCTGGAGCGCCAATTCGAGCGCTTCAACCAGGCCAACACCATCCTGAAATCGCGCGATTTGGGCTCCATCATCTGCGACATCAAATTCTCGGAGCTCACCTACCTCGACGCCTTCTGGCGGGATTACATCAACGGCTCCCTGCTGGAGGCCCTCAAGGGCGTTTTCATCACGGACTCGCTCAAACAGGCCGTGGGCCACGAGGCCATCAAGCTGCTGGTCAACGTGGACGAGGAGGATTACGAGTTGGGTCGCCAGAAACTCCTCAGGAACTTGATGCTCCACACGGCTCCTTGA